The segment CCGCACCGAACCAGTCGGCACCGAGCCGGGTCGAACCGAACAGCGCCCGCCCGAAGCCTCGGTCACCTCGGTGCGCACGGTCGAACCTCTCGACGAGGTGGATCGCTGGATTCTCGACGAGGAACGGGTGGACGATCTCTATCCCGTCGACGCCCCGTGACACCCGGTGGCACCATCGAAGTATGAGTTCACATCTGCCGAGATCCGTCGTTCCCGAGAAGCCGAAGCCGGGCCAGGAGTCCGTCTGGGATTACCCCCGCCCGCCCAAACTCGAGGCCTCCAACCGTTCCCTGGTCGTTCGGCTCGGCGGCGAGGTGGTCGCCCGCACCACCGCCGCGTACCGCGTGCTCGAGACGAGCCACCCACCGACCTGGTACATCTCGCCTGCGGACGTGGTTCCGGGTGCGCTGACGCCCTCGGACGCCCGCTCGACGCACTGCGAGTGGAAGGGTGCTGCCACCTACTGGGACGTGCACGGTGGAGATACCGTCGCACCCGCCGCAGGATGGAGCTACGAGAACCCCACTCCTCGTTTCGCCGAGATCGCCGGGTACCTCGCCTTCTCGCCCAGTCGTCTGGACTGCGAGATCGACGGCGAAGCGGTCCGGCCCCAGGAAGGCGGGTTCTACGAGGGCTGGATCACCGACGACGTGGTGGGCCCGTTCAAAGGAATCCCAGGGTCCTACGGCTGGTGACGGTCTAACTACCAGGCAACTCCGCGCGGGTGATGATCTGAATCGAACTGCTCGCGCCCGGGTCGCTGCCGGTCACCAGCACGTCGCCGGTCCGCGGATCGACCGCAACCGAATTGGTCTGCGTCACCGTCGGCACATCGCCCAGGGTGCGCGGAGCAGCGGGATCGGACACGTCGACGACCCTCAGTACGTTCGATGCGGTCAGCGTCACGAACAGCAGTCGGCGTTCGGGATCCACGGCGAGCCCGTACGGGTTTCCGGGCGCATCGATCGACGCGATCTGACGAATGCCCCCGGCAGCGTCGACCGATGCGAGAAG is part of the Rhodococcus sp. SBT000017 genome and harbors:
- a CDS encoding DUF427 domain-containing protein; translated protein: MSSHLPRSVVPEKPKPGQESVWDYPRPPKLEASNRSLVVRLGGEVVARTTAAYRVLETSHPPTWYISPADVVPGALTPSDARSTHCEWKGAATYWDVHGGDTVAPAAGWSYENPTPRFAEIAGYLAFSPSRLDCEIDGEAVRPQEGGFYEGWITDDVVGPFKGIPGSYGW